Proteins found in one Macadamia integrifolia cultivar HAES 741 unplaced genomic scaffold, SCU_Mint_v3 scaffold_267A, whole genome shotgun sequence genomic segment:
- the LOC122071556 gene encoding DNA-directed RNA polymerase II subunit 4-like has protein sequence MSGEEEENAAELKIGDEFLKAKCLMNCEVALILDRKYEQLQQMSDDPMNQISQVFEKSLQYVKRFSRYKNPDAVRQVREILSRYQLAEFELCVLGNLCPETVEEAIAMVPSIKVIPST, from the exons ATGTCTggtgaagaggaagaaaatgctGCAGAGCTCAAAATTGGAGATG aatttttgaAGGCCAAGTGTTTAATGAACTGTGAAGTGGCACTTATCCTTGATCGGAAATATGAGCAGCTCCAGCAGATGTCTGATGATCCTATGAATCAAATTTCTCA AGTATTTGAGAAGTCATTGCAGTATGTGAAGCGCTTTAGCCGCTACAAAAATCCTGATGCTGTTAGGCAGGTTCGAGA AATCCTTAGCAGATACCAGTTGGCTGAGTTTGAG CTTTGTGTACTTGGAAACCTTTGCCCTGAAACTGTGGAGGAAGCTATAGCCATGGTGCCATCTATTAAGGTGATTCCATCCACTTGA